A DNA window from Candidatus Methylomirabilota bacterium contains the following coding sequences:
- a CDS encoding 4-oxalocrotonate tautomerase family protein — translation MPFVNIRIYEGWGKERKDEIAKRVTGAITEVTGLPKEAVWVVIEEVKPNDWYAAGKPGQPMKT, via the coding sequence ATGCCATTCGTCAATATCCGCATCTACGAAGGGTGGGGCAAGGAGCGAAAGGACGAGATCGCCAAGCGCGTGACCGGGGCCATCACCGAGGTCACGGGCCTGCCCAAGGAAGCGGTGTGGGTGGTGATCGAGGAGGTCAAGCCCAACGACTGGTATGCCGCGGGCAAGCCCGGCCAGCCGATGAAGACGTGA
- a CDS encoding ABC transporter substrate-binding protein, translating to MVRSLFLLLAALVALPLAAEAQKPIKVGVPMPLSGPPALFGEPATKGAQMYVDEINAKGGVLGRKIELLMRDSKADANEAVRVARELILKENVDFLMGTLTSAEGPAVSVVAKENKIVFIAPIPKTDQLTAADKLHPYVFRVAANTTMEGRSAAEIVAKWPVTKIATIAFDYAYGQDVTRSFVEHIKRLKPGVEIVDQQWPKLGEQDYNPFINAQMAKKPEAVVSSIWGGFFVTFSKQARALGYFDALKYNFIGLGEAASPETTKSMGADYPVGIWGNSYDAFYWEDNPGPHKDYTARLSKYLKDEYPSSWAIQGYIGMAFLAEAIKKAGSTDSDKVAKALLGLTIDTPIGKQTIREKDHQANRGQLYGKTVKDPKYAFPIMKPITYVDPTKFMD from the coding sequence ATGGTCCGCTCACTGTTTTTGCTCCTCGCCGCGCTAGTGGCTCTGCCGCTGGCTGCGGAAGCTCAGAAGCCGATCAAGGTTGGGGTGCCCATGCCGCTGTCCGGGCCACCCGCGCTCTTCGGCGAGCCCGCCACCAAGGGCGCCCAGATGTACGTGGACGAGATCAATGCCAAGGGCGGCGTCCTCGGCCGGAAGATCGAGCTCCTGATGCGCGACTCCAAGGCCGACGCCAATGAGGCGGTTCGGGTCGCGCGCGAGCTCATCCTCAAGGAGAACGTGGACTTCCTCATGGGGACGCTCACCTCTGCCGAGGGTCCCGCCGTCTCCGTGGTGGCCAAGGAGAACAAGATCGTCTTCATCGCGCCGATTCCCAAGACCGATCAGCTGACGGCGGCCGACAAGCTGCACCCGTATGTCTTCCGCGTGGCCGCCAACACGACCATGGAGGGCCGGAGCGCGGCCGAGATCGTGGCCAAGTGGCCGGTGACCAAGATCGCCACCATTGCCTTCGACTACGCGTATGGCCAGGATGTGACCAGGTCCTTTGTCGAGCACATCAAGAGGCTCAAGCCCGGCGTGGAGATCGTGGACCAGCAGTGGCCCAAGCTGGGCGAGCAGGACTACAACCCGTTCATCAACGCCCAGATGGCCAAGAAGCCCGAGGCGGTGGTCTCGTCCATCTGGGGCGGCTTCTTCGTGACCTTCTCGAAGCAGGCCAGGGCCCTGGGATACTTCGACGCCCTCAAGTACAACTTCATCGGCCTGGGCGAAGCGGCCTCGCCCGAGACGACCAAGTCCATGGGCGCGGACTACCCGGTGGGAATCTGGGGCAACTCGTATGACGCCTTCTACTGGGAGGACAATCCCGGCCCGCACAAGGACTACACCGCGCGCCTCTCCAAATACCTGAAGGACGAATACCCGTCGTCGTGGGCCATCCAGGGCTATATCGGCATGGCCTTCCTCGCCGAGGCGATCAAGAAGGCCGGAAGCACCGACTCCGACAAGGTCGCCAAGGCTCTCCTCGGGCTGACCATCGACACGCCCATCGGCAAGCAGACGATTCGCGAGAAAGACCATCAGGCGAACCGCGGCCAGCTCTACGGCAAGACGGTGAAGGACCCGAAGTACGCCTTCCCGATCATGAAGCCCATCACCTACGTCGATCCAACCAAGTTCATGGACTAG
- a CDS encoding SMP-30/gluconolactonase/LRE family protein has product MTVEIRDPRFTAVVGRAVEFEKIAGDCLFTEGPLWHPTGKYLLWSDMPGDHLRRWSATDGVTTFRKPCNKSNGLTWDRQGRLLACEHASSQVSRTEPDGRITPVATHYEGKQLNSPNDIVCAADGGIYFSDPPYGRADFYGVKREQELSHQSVYRAGADPKHPTLLVDDFDRPNGLCFSLDGRRLFVNDTARTHIRVFDVKADGGLTGGGVWAETTGEGRGAPDGMKLDSAGNVYCCGPGGIHVFTHDAVCLGVIKVPEHTANFAWGDDDYRSLYITASTSVYRIRVQVPGFPAL; this is encoded by the coding sequence GTGACCGTCGAGATCCGCGACCCACGCTTCACGGCCGTCGTCGGCCGGGCGGTCGAGTTCGAGAAGATAGCGGGGGACTGTCTCTTCACGGAGGGACCCCTCTGGCATCCCACGGGCAAGTACCTGCTGTGGAGCGACATGCCCGGCGACCACCTTCGCCGCTGGTCGGCCACGGACGGCGTCACCACCTTCCGCAAGCCCTGCAACAAATCGAACGGCCTGACCTGGGACCGGCAGGGCCGGCTCCTCGCCTGCGAGCACGCCTCGAGCCAGGTGTCGCGGACCGAGCCCGACGGCCGCATCACCCCCGTGGCCACCCACTACGAGGGTAAGCAGCTCAATAGCCCCAACGACATCGTGTGCGCCGCGGACGGCGGCATCTACTTCAGCGACCCACCCTACGGCCGCGCGGACTTCTACGGAGTCAAGCGCGAGCAGGAGCTGTCGCACCAGAGCGTGTATCGCGCCGGCGCCGACCCGAAGCATCCCACCCTCTTGGTGGACGACTTCGACAGACCGAACGGCCTGTGCTTCTCGCTCGACGGGCGCCGGCTCTTCGTCAACGACACCGCGCGCACGCACATCCGCGTCTTCGACGTGAAGGCCGACGGCGGCCTCACGGGCGGGGGCGTGTGGGCCGAGACCACGGGGGAGGGGCGCGGCGCGCCCGACGGCATGAAGCTCGACTCCGCGGGCAATGTCTACTGCTGCGGGCCCGGCGGCATCCACGTGTTCACGCATGACGCGGTCTGTCTCGGGGTGATCAAGGTCCCCGAGCACACGGCCAACTTCGCCTGGGGCGACGATGACTACAGGAGTCTCTACATCACCGCGTCCACATCCGTGTACCGGATTCGGGTACAGGTCCCGGGTTTCCCGGCCCTGTAG